A stretch of DNA from Oculatellaceae cyanobacterium:
CAGCTAAAAAGGCTCCACCTACACCAACAAATATATCTAAAAATCAACCGCCAGGATGGGTATTATCACTAGAAAAAGTTTTGGAACCTTTAGCTACACCTCTGAGTTTGTTCTATATTGCTGGTGATGTTTTCCTTCTGATCATTGCTGCATTACTTTTGCTAGCATTTTGGGGTGGACGTTTTGCTCAATCTTGGCGGATGATTGCAGCCGCCGCCTTTTCGTTCTACATTGCAGATATGTGGTTTACTTATGCCACTGATCATATTACTGATTACCAAAGTGGATTTCTGCTAGAAGTATTTTGGGTGTTCAGTGGTGTTTTGTTTGCCATTGGCGCTGCTTTAGAATATGACAACTCCATCCGTTCCCGCCGCGCTGGGCGTAAACGGGCTTAGAAATCTGTAGCATGAGTCCAAGAAAACTCTCTGAATCAGACAAGCAAGAAATTCTTACCCTGTATCGGCAGTTACCAGAGACAACCTCAACTTTGGCAAGCCGCTATGGTGTAAGTAGTTCCACTATTAGCCGCCTCCTGAAAACCAATTTGTCAGAGCAGGAATATGAAGGGCTAATCCAACAAAAGCGTACTACTCGCACTCCCAGTATTTCTTCTGAAGTTATCCCAGAGGTAACGGAAAAGCCAGTTGAGCCTGAGCCTGAGCCGAAAGTATCTGTCTCAGCCCCAATTCTTAGGCGCTTGCGCCGTCGCTCCTCAGCGGCATCAACATCACTAGATATGTTTGAGGTGACTGAAGTTGAAGCTACTGAACCAGCCTTGGAAGCTAGAGTGGCTTCAGATAACATCAACAATAAGTTTTTTGACTCAAAAATTGCTGATGAAAAACCAGCTAGTATCTATAACGAAATGGTTGAAGGTTCTGCTCAGGCAGAAGTTCATGCCTTAGAAGAGATGATAAGGGAAGATATAAGTGATTTAGACGATGAGGAGGAAGACTTACAAGACCTTGATGACGAAGATTGGGAAGATGATCCAGACGACGATGATACAGAGGAAATTACTGATCAACAGCAATTAGGATCATTTATCACAGAATTTCGTGATAATAACATCCAAGTTTTACCTCTATCCCAAGCTCATCTTCCTAAGATTTGCTACTTGGTAGTTGATAAAGCTGCGGAGTTAATAGCTCGACCCTTGAGAGACTTTAGCGACTTGGGTAGAATTCCAGCAGGGGAAGTTCAGCAAAAAACACTGCCAGTTTTTGATAACCATAGGGTTGCTAGGCGTTTTTCTAATCGCACCCAACGAGTGATTAAGATTCCTGATAGTAGAATGCTCCAAAAAGCTTGCTCTCATCTACAAGCTAAAGGAATAACTCGATTGCTAATTCATGGTCAAGTTTATTCCTTGTTATAAAATAAACGCGCAGTTCAGCAAGCGCTTATCCACATCAAATAAACCTAGTGTTGAGTAAAAAATCAGCATTCAGCCTATATAATTAGATGGCTGAATGCTGATTTTTTTACCTTGTTTTAATATTTCAGAAATGAGTTTGAAGCAGTAAGCTTTTCAACTCTATATAGCCAAAAATGAACTAGAAATATCCGTTGAGATTTTTATAATATCAATTTTTAACTTTTTGGATATTTTGTTACTTTCATTGCCTATGCTAATACAGTAATACTCTAAAAACAGACTTTTGATAAAGGAATAATTAAGTAGCACTTAGAAAGATACACTTAGAAAAGCCGTATTTATACAGGACTTATGCAAATTTTGGATTAATACACCACCTGGAGGAGCGAACGACCGTATTCGCTACGAGTATGCTTCACCAACACTATTACCACCTATAGAGGTTGTGCTTAAGTCATATTATACTTAAAATATTAATTTATCTGCTAAGTACATAAACTGAATTACTTTGTTTAAAAACTTCATTAAATATTTGTAAAATAGTCGCTATTATTTTTCAATAACCATAAATAAAAATAGTAAAATTTTGATTAATGAGGTTAATATTTTAAAATTAAGCTGTATGTAATAACAACTTGGCTTGTAAATTTTTATTACAAAAATATTAGTGTAAAAGCAACAAAAAATATCTAAGCTTGATTGGAAAATATCAGCTTTTACAAATTAACACAGAGGAGTTCTCAGATTATGAAGGTCAACCATTTACTGAGAGTTTATGAACAAGGAAACAGAGACTTTACTGGTGTTGATCTTCGAGGTGTTGATCTTAGGGGAGTTACCCTAATTGGGGTCAACTTTACTGGTGCTAACTTAATGGGGGCTAATCTTAGCCGAGCTTTTTTAACCAAGTCTGATTTAAGCAATGCTAACCTGAATTGGGCTAACTTGAGTTATGTCAAGATGAACGAAGCTAAACTGGTAGAGGCAGATTTGACCAAAGCAAACCTAACTGGTGCTTTTATGGTTAAGTCAAAACTACTACGCGCTAAACTTAGTGGTGCTAATCTGACTGCTGTTAACCTCAGAGGCGCTAACCTGTGTAGTGCTAATCTTTGTGGCGCTTGCTTACAAAGAATTAATCTGCGAGAAGCAAATCTCAGTGGTGTAAACTTAAGCTGGGCTAATCTTTATGAAGCCAGACTCAGTGGCGCACAGTTGTCTGGTGCTTCTTTAAAAGGTGTTAACTTAAGTAAAGCTTTCTTAAAGGGAGTAGATCTTAATGGAGTTGCTTTAGAGGGAGTTAACCTCAGCGAAGCGAGATTGGGCGATGCTAACCTCGAAGGTGCTAATTTAGTAGCTGCTGATCTTAGGGAAGCACATTTACGGTTAGTTAACTTGCAAGGTGCAAACTTGACGGATGCTAATTTAGTAGGTGCTTCGTTAGAACAAGCAAATTTGACTTGGACAATTTTGAGCAAAGCTGACTTAAGAGATGCTAACCTGAGTGATGCCAAGTTGAAGGGGGCAAACTTAGAAGGTGCGAAGTTACATGGTGCAATTCTGCCTGAATTAACACAAAGTTTTTTCTCCCTTTCAATGAGTAGTACAGTGCAGATCCAACAATCAGCACAAGCGCTCTTTATTTAAGAAATAAGAAGTTTGGCTGTATTTATGACAGGTGATGGACAAGGATTTTAGTAAAACTGATTATGTAGTAATATTGGTGACTGCTAGTTCTCGGCAAGAGGCAGATGCGATCGCACAAGCTTTAGTTGCAGATAATTTAGCAGCTTGTGTTAGCTTTACACAAATATATTCTGTCTATACATGGCAAGGTAAAGTTAACTCAGATGATGAGTGGCAGTTAGTTATTAAAACTCATATAGATAAGTTTCCTCAAGTGAAAACTAAAATCAAAGCAATCCACTCTTATGAAGTGCCAGAAATTATTGCTTTACCAATAGTTGCAGGTTCTTTACCATACTTAAATTGGATTTCAGAACAAGTACAAAGTTAATTTTGTTATCGGCGATATTTCCAAAAAGTAGTAACTCTTTCTTGCCACTGCTCCCAGTAATTAATAATTTCCTCTGGTTCAAACCAAAAAATTTCTGCTGGTATATCAGGAATAGCAACAACTAAAAGAGCGTGGTTTAGCTTGATGCCATATTCTTGATAACACTGATTAAATGCTCCACTATAGGCTGCTAGTTGTAGAGGAGCATCATACAAACGCTCTATTGATTTTTTAGGCTTATCAGCAGTTTTCCAATCACAAATGCAAGGAATACCTTGATAACTTGCTATGCAGTCTAAGCGCCCAGCATAGCGTAAGTTGCTGTGAAATACATATCCTTCAACTAATTTAACTTCATCAATATCTTGTAAAACTGGTTTTATGCTATCCCAATAGGGCAGAATTTTTTCGGTGCAGACGGCATCTTCACCAAGTAAATACCGTTGAATGTGTTTATGAATTGACGTACCACGACGACTAGCATTAGTAGTAATACTGTTAGCTTCCTCTGTACCAACTCTTTGTCGCCAATTAAATAATGCTTCTCTTGCTGCTTGCGGTTTGGTAGCGTTAAGAATGGTTGTGACACTAGGAAAGCGATCGCCATTAGTATCTAAATAGTATTGTTTACCATTTTCCCGCACTGTTTTAGCACGGTATGAGGGCAAAAGTTGAATATTCGCAGGCATTATCTAAATTTTGGACATTACTAACTATTTGTCATTGTGACAATTTGTTGTGAACTAAGTTTATATAAATGGCTGTAGATTAAAAAATAGTTTAGATAGTAATCCAACCCTAAATATTGTTAATTTTTGTAAAATATAGGTAAATCTGTTTTTATTCTATTAAAAAAACCTATGTCCTCCACCAAAACTGAGCTTCCAGAATCGGTTCAAACTTATACTCAATCTCAGTCATCTCCGCAATTATGGCAAATCAAGCTACTTTACGACAGTGAATGTCCGTTATGTATGCGAGAAGTCAACTTTTTGCAAAGACGAGATGCTGGTAGAGGTTTAGTTCAATTTGTGGATATTGCTGATAGTAGTTACACCCCCGAAGCGAATGGAGGTATAAATTATGAGACAGCGATGGGGCGGATTCATGCCGTACTACCTGACGGTACAGTAATTAAGAATGTAGAAGTATTCCGCCGAGTATATGAAATCTTGGGAATGGGATGGATATATGCAGCTACTAAATTACCTATTATTGGTGCGATTGTTGATAAGTTATATGAAATTTGGGCTGATTGGCGGTTGGCTTTGACTGGAAGACCGAATTTAGCGACAATTGTGGCAAATCGTCAGCAGCTTATTGAATTTGAGATACAAGGACGTTGCAGAATCAGTGAAGATGAAAAATAAGTTCAGTAATGGAAGAGTGCGATTCCTTGCCTTCGGGACGCTTCGCGATTTTTCTGCGCTCTTCGGTACGGATAGCTCCGCTAACGCGCCTGCGCTGACTTGTCAGTTCGCATTTGACGCATTAGTATCGGAAATGAGTCGTATTTTTCACGATTCAACTACGATTCAAAGATCACCATTAATAATGTATCTAGATTTCAAAAGCCGATGAGCGGATTTGAACCGCCGACCGTTCGATTACGAATCGAATGCTCTACCACTGAGCTACATCGGCATTGACAATTTATGATTATAGCATCTTTACGGAAAAGATTAAGCACTCTGAAAGCATTTAATCAAAAAATGCTTTTAACAAGCTGGTGCTATTGTCAATGATTAAAGTATAACTACGCTCTGTAAACAGACAATTAAGCATATTATGCTTAATCATTAATGGCATTAAGTAATACTTCAGCTAATGTCATGTCTGCCATATCATCTATAGTAATTGCATCACAAATATCAAATTTAGCTCCTGCGCCTTGCAACTCATCATCCAACACCTTAAGAAAGCGAGTTGCTGTTGCATCTGAACCTACTTGAATAATTGAAATAGCCAATTCTTCATCACGATCCATTTGGCGTGATGCTTCAATAATTGCTCGCATTACAGCTTTGCGATCGTCTGGTTCGCCATCGGTAACTACTAAAATTGTTTCACCGCCAGCTTTAGTTTGACCTGCTGCTTTATTTTGAAAGTAGTGCGCGATCGCATCTTGTAACACACCAGCTAAGTTAGTAGTACCAGCAGGATCATTTTCTTGGAATATTTGCTCTACTCTACTAGAAGTAACATTGTCATAGCGTTTGAATCTGCTGGAAAACAGATAAACTGTAATACCATCTGGATCAAATTGTTCACATTTTCTTGCCAATGCTAAAGTAGACTCTTGCGCCGAATCCCAACGACTTCTACCACCTGGTTGATCTGGGGTAGACATACTGCCACTTTTATCAATAATTAAAGTGTAATCACGGTCTTGCATACAAGTAACCTCATTAAATAACAGATTTGAGATCTGAAATTTTGGATATTAATCTCAAATCTAATTTACAGATCTCACTCAATCATTAATAGCGTTAAGCAAAACTTCAGTGAGGGTAAAGTTTTCCATATCATCAAGAGTTATGGTATCAACTAAATCAAATTTTGCCCCAGCACCTTGAAGTTCATCATCTAATACTTTCAAAAACCGAGTAGCAGTTGCATCATTTCCTACTTGAATTAGTGAAATTGCTAATTCTTCATCTCGATCCATCTGGCGCGATGCTTCTATAATTACCCTCATCACCGCTTTACGGTCATCTGGTTCGCCATCAGTAATTACTAAAATTGTCTCGCCGTTTGCCTTCGTTTGTCCAGCAGCTTTTCTTTGGAAATATTTATCAGTCGCATCTTTAAGTACACTCGCTAAGTCAGTCGTACCAGAAGGGTCATTTTCCTGAAATATTTGTGCGACTTTTTCGGCGGTTACATTGTCGTAGCGTTTAAAGCGACCGGAAAATAGATAAACTGTAATGCCATCTGGATCAAACTGTTCGCATTTTCTTGCCAATGCTAAGGTAGACTCTTGAGCAGCATTCCAGCGACTTCTACCACCAGGTTGATCTGGAGTAGACATACTGCCACTTTTATCAATAATTAACGTATAATCACGGTCTTGCACGATTGAACCTCCTTGCACCATAGAGATTATCTCCAGGAATTATCAGGGCTTCCACATCTAGGCTATACGACGTTGTAGATAATTATCAGCTTTTAGATAAAAATCTCAAGGTTATGGGAAATGCGACAAGTCAGCGATTACGCGTTAGCAGAGCTATCCGTACAGAAGAGCGCAGAAAAATCGCAAAGCGCCCCGAAGGCAAGGAATCGCACATCCTGTCTTACATTATTCTCATACTAATGAAGCGAAGATACTGAATAATTTAAAAAATTTAGTCAATAATCGCATTGAGTAATACTTCTCTAAGAGTTAGATCTTCCATATCATCAATGGTGACAGTATCTACAATATCAAATTTAGCGCCTGCACTTTGCAGTTCATCATCTAATACTTTCAGAAACCGAGTTGCATCAGTATCAGTACCAACTTGAATAAAAGAAATAGCTAATTCCTCATCACGATCCATCTTTCGCGATGCTTCAATAATTACCTTCATTACAGCTTTGCGATCATCTGGTTCGCCATCTGTTACTACTAAAATTGTTTCTCCATTTTGCTTAGTTTGACGTGCTGTTTTCCGTTGAAAATAACTATTAATTGCATCTGTCAACACACCTGCCAAATCAGTGCGGCCAGAAGGCTCGTTTTCTTGGAAAATTTGAGTAACTTTATTAGAAGTTACATTATCGTAGCGTTTAAAGCGACCTGAAAATAGGTAAACAGTAATCCCATCTGGATCAAATTCTTCACATTTACTTGCTATAGCCAGGGTAGACTCTTGCATTACATTCCAGCGACTTTTACCACCTGACTGGTCTTTAATCGACATACTGCCACTTTTGTCGATGATTAAGGTATAGTCACGGTTTTCTAGCATAGAAAATATTTCCTCTTAGCTTTATCTTCTTTAAAGGTATCAAACCTTGGAAGTTGAGCTAGGAAGTTGTACAGATTAAATAATGGTTATTTCAGCGAAAACCAATATTGATCACAGTTTTAGTTAACTTAGGCAGAAACTAATGTATTTTGTAAAGGCTTCCAACTAAAAACGCGATCGCCTCCAAGTTCCAAAACTATTTTTACCTTTGGTTCCAAATTAGGCAAATTCACCAAAAATTCCCGCTCTTGGCTAGAAAGCACCTGTCCATCTACAATCCAAAGAACTAATCCCTTGGAATGTGGGGGTAATTGCTCTAGTTGAGAATTTACTATCGGCGGAACATAAAAGACACGAATATCCTTCTTGCCTAAATGAGGGGGACGAACTCCATGAACACCCGTTAAATACATAGCCAAGTCACCCAGCCCTCGCGCTTCTAAACGGTATGTCACATAACCAGCAGCCCGTAAACGGCGCTGATAACGTCCCTCAAACCCCCCTTCTAACGGTGCATAAACTCCCAAAGCACCTGACTTTTGTAAATCACGGATGAAGGGCTTACCAGTTGTAATCAGTGCCATAAAATAACATCCTCACCGCGCTTTAAGTTTTGTTAATCGTTGCTGAGGATTAATTATAGTTGTCTCGCGACTACCCATCAACTCTGTATTAAAATAATTAGTTTGATGAGGGCTAGACAATTGTAAAGATTTAGTTTATATTGTTTGATCGTGGTCAAAATTTCTGGCTGCTAAAGCCACTGAAGTTGGTAATTAGGTAGAGTGAGTATTTAACCTCAAGCTTTTGGTGAAAGATACCATTAATGGCTATCCGTAACCTACGGGCAAAATGTGTGATAAATTTCTCATCCGAGTCTGGGTTAACCAGCCCGAAAGGCACTCTCACCAAAACAGCCAATTCAGTTTTTGCAAAGCTGCCTCGATGGGATACTAAGTAGCTTGCTACTTAAGTCCACACGAAATTTAGCAGCTAACATAGCTTGTGTCAGACTTTTATAGTCGCTTCGCTATCATCTAGCAAGGCTAGACTTCCAGAAGATTGCCCCTGACCTAGTTAGGGGTAAATATTTCTGTCGGTGGCGACACAGCTAATTGCAAAACTGCGGATTATTCCGCTAATTTTAATCCGTATTTAAATGTAGTTTCTCAAAAGGGGAGACTCTAACCCAGTGTCTGTAGGTATTCTTGGCACAAAACTCGGCATGACCCAAGTGTTTGACGAAGCAGGTAGAGCGATTCCTGTCACCGTCGTTCAAGCAGGGCCATGCACTGTCACACAAGTCAAAACTAAACAAACCGATGGCTATACTGCCATCCAACTTGGCTACAAGCAAGTAAGAGAAAAAACGCTAAATAAGCCAGAATTAGGACATTTAGCAAAATCAGGCGCAGCACCATTGCGCCATCTACAGGAGTATCGTTTAGACGATGCCTCTAACTTTCAACTTGGTCAAGAACTGAAAGCAGATCTCTTCACTAACGGTGAAATTGTAGACGTAATTGGCACCAGTATTGGTCGTGGCTTTGCTGGTTATCAAAAACGCCACAACTTTAAACGTGGCCCAATGTCGCACGGTTCCAAAAACCATAGACAACCAGGTTCAATTGGCCCAGGGACTACACCTGGTCGTGTTTATCCTGGTAAAAAGATGGCAGGGCGTTTAGGTGGCACACAGGTAACTATTCGCAAACTGACCGTAGTGCGCGTGGATGCAGAACGCAATTTGTTGCTGATCAAAGGAGCAGTTCCAGGAAAACCTGGTGCATTGCTTAACATTGTGCCTGAGAAAAAGGTAGGTCGTTAATAGCTGTCTGTTGAGCAGTCGTCAGCGATCAGTTAGCTGGCTGTTTCGTTTTTACAAATTGCCAGGCGATCAAAGCTGATGGCTAATATCTGATAGCTGATAGCTATTTGGGGGAGAAAAAATATGGTTAACTGCGTAGTGCGTAATTGGCAAGGAGAAGAAGTCTCAGAGGCAACACTAGAATTAAGAGTTGCCAAAGAAGACAACGCATCTCATATTGTCCATAGAGCCTTGGTTAGGCAAATGACCAATGCTCGTCAAGGTACGGCTAGCACTAAAACTAGAGCAGAAGTTAGAGGCGGTGGACGTAAACCCTGGCGGCAAAAGGGAACAGGTCGCGCCCGTGCTGGTTCAATTCGTTCACCTTTGTGGCGTGGTGGCGGTGTAATTTTTGGACCTAAACCCAGAGATTATGAACTCAAAATGAACCGCAAAGAACTGCGTCTAGCACTCAAAACGGCTTTAATGAGCCGCACTGAGGACTTGATTGTAGTTGAAGACTTTGCAGACAAGTTGGCTAGACCAAAAACAAAAGAATTATTAGAAGCGATCGCCCGTTGGGGAGTATCTCTAGACGCAAAAGTACTGCTGATAGTCTCTCAGTCGGAAGAAAACGTTAATTTGTCAGCGCGTAATGTAGCTAACCTGAAGTTAATTCCAGTTAACAACTTAAACGTTTATGACTTGCTAGCGGCTGACAACATTGTCGCCACAGCATCCGCACTTGCAAAAATTCAGGAGGTTTACAGTGACTAGAGTTAGCCCCCGCGACCTGCCAGATTTAGTGCGGTGTCCGATTGTCACCGAAAAAGCTACACAGCTACTAGAGCAGAACAAGTACGTGTTTGATGTCGTCCCCAAAGCGACAAAACCAGACATCAAAGCAGCAATCGAAAGTTTGTTTGATGTTAAGGTGACAAGCGTAAACACTCTCCATAAACCACCTAAAAAGCGTCGTGTAGGCAAATTTTTAGGATATAAACCACATTACAAGCGAGCAATTGTAACTCTCGCTGAGGGAGATTCAATCACCCTGTTCCCAGAGGTTTAATCTTTAAACTGAGTGAATCTAACAAGATTACCTCGCGTCAACCAAGCCCAATTTTTTTGGTAGCTTTTAATCCCCAATTCGCAATCAGTTATGGGTACTCGTTCTTATCGGCCATATACGCCAGGAACTCGTGAGCGGATCGTCTCAGATTTTGCTGAGATCACGCGAAGTGAGCCGGAAAAATCATTAACAAAGTTTGAACATCGCGCTAAAGGTCGCAATAACCGTGGTGTAATTACCAGCCGCCGTCGGGGTGGTGGTCACAAGCGCCTTTATCGTCAAATTGACTTTCGTCGGGACAAGCACAATATCCCCGCCAAAGTAGCATCTATTGAATACGATCCCAACCGCAACGCTCGGATCGCCCTTCTCTATTACCAAGATGGAGAAAAGCGGTATATTCTGCATCCTGCGGGATTGAATGTCGGTACAGTTATTACTTCTGGCGCTGATGCTGCCATTGAAGTTGGTAACGCCTTGCCGCTATCTAAAATTCCTTTAGGAACCACAATTCATAATGTGGAACTGCACGCAGGAAAAGGTGGACAAATCGTTCGCGCTGCTGGTGCTTCTGCTCAAGTCGTGGCTAAAGAAGGGGATTATGTTACTCTCAAGCTACCTTCTACTGAAGTCAGGATGGTACGCAAAGAGTGCTATGCCACTATTGGACAAGTTGGTAATGCTGATCTGCGAAACCTAAGTGCTGGTAAAGCAGGCTGGAATCGCTGGAAAGGTCGCCGCCCCAAAGTGAGAGGTAGCGTCATGAACCCAGTGGATCACCCACATGGTGGTGGTGAAGGTCGGGCTCCTATTGGAAGAAGTGGGCCTGTAACACCTTGGGGTAAACCCACGTTGGGCTATAAAACACGCAATCCCAAGAAGTCAAGCAATTCTCTGATTGTCCGCCGTCGTCGTAAATCTTCCAAACGCGGTCGTGGTGGTCGGCAGTCTTAATAGTTTTGAGTTGAGAGTTGTGAGGATTAAAGTCAAAGAGGTATTCTCTGGCACTCAAAACTCAAAATTTAAAACTCAGTATATAACTCAAGAAACTAAGAATTCATTTGCTGTATAACTATGGGTCGTTCTCTTAAAAAAGGTCCCTTTATTGCGGATCATCTGTTGACAAAAATTGAAAAGCTCAATGCCAAAGGCGAAAAACAAGTGATCAAAACTTGGTCACGTGCTTCAACAGTTTTGCCACAAATGGTAGGACACACAATCGCCGTTCATAACGGTCGTCAGCACGTACCTGTTTTTCTCAATGAGCAAATGGTAGGTCATAAGTTGGGTGAATTCGCTCCAACTCGCACCTTTAGAGGCCACTCTAAGAGTGATAAAAAGGCAGGTCGATA
This window harbors:
- a CDS encoding pentapeptide repeat-containing protein yields the protein MKVNHLLRVYEQGNRDFTGVDLRGVDLRGVTLIGVNFTGANLMGANLSRAFLTKSDLSNANLNWANLSYVKMNEAKLVEADLTKANLTGAFMVKSKLLRAKLSGANLTAVNLRGANLCSANLCGACLQRINLREANLSGVNLSWANLYEARLSGAQLSGASLKGVNLSKAFLKGVDLNGVALEGVNLSEARLGDANLEGANLVAADLREAHLRLVNLQGANLTDANLVGASLEQANLTWTILSKADLRDANLSDAKLKGANLEGAKLHGAILPELTQSFFSLSMSSTVQIQQSAQALFI
- the cutA gene encoding divalent-cation tolerance protein CutA; the protein is MDKDFSKTDYVVILVTASSRQEADAIAQALVADNLAACVSFTQIYSVYTWQGKVNSDDEWQLVIKTHIDKFPQVKTKIKAIHSYEVPEIIALPIVAGSLPYLNWISEQVQS
- a CDS encoding PD-(D/E)XK nuclease family protein, whose product is MPANIQLLPSYRAKTVRENGKQYYLDTNGDRFPSVTTILNATKPQAAREALFNWRQRVGTEEANSITTNASRRGTSIHKHIQRYLLGEDAVCTEKILPYWDSIKPVLQDIDEVKLVEGYVFHSNLRYAGRLDCIASYQGIPCICDWKTADKPKKSIERLYDAPLQLAAYSGAFNQCYQEYGIKLNHALLVVAIPDIPAEIFWFEPEEIINYWEQWQERVTTFWKYRR
- a CDS encoding DUF393 domain-containing protein, yielding MSSTKTELPESVQTYTQSQSSPQLWQIKLLYDSECPLCMREVNFLQRRDAGRGLVQFVDIADSSYTPEANGGINYETAMGRIHAVLPDGTVIKNVEVFRRVYEILGMGWIYAATKLPIIGAIVDKLYEIWADWRLALTGRPNLATIVANRQQLIEFEIQGRCRISEDEK
- a CDS encoding VWA domain-containing protein gives rise to the protein MQDRDYTLIIDKSGSMSTPDQPGGRSRWDSAQESTLALARKCEQFDPDGITVYLFSSRFKRYDNVTSSRVEQIFQENDPAGTTNLAGVLQDAIAHYFQNKAAGQTKAGGETILVVTDGEPDDRKAVMRAIIEASRQMDRDEELAISIIQVGSDATATRFLKVLDDELQGAGAKFDICDAITIDDMADMTLAEVLLNAIND
- a CDS encoding VWA domain-containing protein; this translates as MQDRDYTLIIDKSGSMSTPDQPGGRSRWNAAQESTLALARKCEQFDPDGITVYLFSGRFKRYDNVTAEKVAQIFQENDPSGTTDLASVLKDATDKYFQRKAAGQTKANGETILVITDGEPDDRKAVMRVIIEASRQMDRDEELAISLIQVGNDATATRFLKVLDDELQGAGAKFDLVDTITLDDMENFTLTEVLLNAIND
- a CDS encoding VWA domain-containing protein, which encodes MLENRDYTLIIDKSGSMSIKDQSGGKSRWNVMQESTLAIASKCEEFDPDGITVYLFSGRFKRYDNVTSNKVTQIFQENEPSGRTDLAGVLTDAINSYFQRKTARQTKQNGETILVVTDGEPDDRKAVMKVIIEASRKMDRDEELAISFIQVGTDTDATRFLKVLDDELQSAGAKFDIVDTVTIDDMEDLTLREVLLNAIID
- a CDS encoding NAD(P)H-quinone oxidoreductase subunit N → MALITTGKPFIRDLQKSGALGVYAPLEGGFEGRYQRRLRAAGYVTYRLEARGLGDLAMYLTGVHGVRPPHLGKKDIRVFYVPPIVNSQLEQLPPHSKGLVLWIVDGQVLSSQEREFLVNLPNLEPKVKIVLELGGDRVFSWKPLQNTLVSA
- the rplC gene encoding 50S ribosomal protein L3 is translated as MSVGILGTKLGMTQVFDEAGRAIPVTVVQAGPCTVTQVKTKQTDGYTAIQLGYKQVREKTLNKPELGHLAKSGAAPLRHLQEYRLDDASNFQLGQELKADLFTNGEIVDVIGTSIGRGFAGYQKRHNFKRGPMSHGSKNHRQPGSIGPGTTPGRVYPGKKMAGRLGGTQVTIRKLTVVRVDAERNLLLIKGAVPGKPGALLNIVPEKKVGR
- the rplD gene encoding 50S ribosomal protein L4; this encodes MVNCVVRNWQGEEVSEATLELRVAKEDNASHIVHRALVRQMTNARQGTASTKTRAEVRGGGRKPWRQKGTGRARAGSIRSPLWRGGGVIFGPKPRDYELKMNRKELRLALKTALMSRTEDLIVVEDFADKLARPKTKELLEAIARWGVSLDAKVLLIVSQSEENVNLSARNVANLKLIPVNNLNVYDLLAADNIVATASALAKIQEVYSD
- a CDS encoding 50S ribosomal protein L23, with product MTRVSPRDLPDLVRCPIVTEKATQLLEQNKYVFDVVPKATKPDIKAAIESLFDVKVTSVNTLHKPPKKRRVGKFLGYKPHYKRAIVTLAEGDSITLFPEV
- the rplB gene encoding 50S ribosomal protein L2 → MGTRSYRPYTPGTRERIVSDFAEITRSEPEKSLTKFEHRAKGRNNRGVITSRRRGGGHKRLYRQIDFRRDKHNIPAKVASIEYDPNRNARIALLYYQDGEKRYILHPAGLNVGTVITSGADAAIEVGNALPLSKIPLGTTIHNVELHAGKGGQIVRAAGASAQVVAKEGDYVTLKLPSTEVRMVRKECYATIGQVGNADLRNLSAGKAGWNRWKGRRPKVRGSVMNPVDHPHGGGEGRAPIGRSGPVTPWGKPTLGYKTRNPKKSSNSLIVRRRRKSSKRGRGGRQS
- the rpsS gene encoding 30S ribosomal protein S19, giving the protein MGRSLKKGPFIADHLLTKIEKLNAKGEKQVIKTWSRASTVLPQMVGHTIAVHNGRQHVPVFLNEQMVGHKLGEFAPTRTFRGHSKSDKKAGR